Below is a genomic region from Glaciihabitans sp. INWT7.
TCCGGGTCCATGCCGAGCCAGCCGGCGAGGTTGCGCACGTAGCCCACGTTGAGCGCCTGGTCGCGGATGCCGGCGACGACGGGGGCGGATGCCCTGAGCGCCGCCACCCGGCCTTCCACCGTGTCGAGATTGTGCCCCGCGAGCACCCGGCGGATCATGAACTCGAACATGGGCTTCTTGGACTGGACGAGTCGCCGGACGGCGTCATCGCCGCGCTCGAGGCGGAGATCGCAGGGGTCGAGTCCGTCGGGGGCGACGGCAACGAAGGTCTGCGCAGCGAAGCGCTGTTCCTCGGTGAAGGCGCGGCTCGCCGCCTTCTGGCCCGCCTCATCGGGGTCGAAGGTGAAGACCACCTCGCCGGTGCCGGTCGTGTCCGAGTTCTCCACGTCGCCGAGCACGCGTCGCACCACCTTGATGTGGTCGACGCCGAAAGCCGTGCCGCAGGTGGCGACGGCGGTGGTCACACCGGCGAGGTGACAGGCCATCACGTCGGTATAACCCTCCACGACCACGACCTGCCTGCCGCGGGAGATGTCCCGTTTGGCCAGATCGAGCCCGTAGAGCACCTGGGACTTGTGATAGACGGCAGTCTCGGGAGTGTTGAGGTATTTGGGACCCTGGTCGTCGTCCAGGAGCTTGCGTGCACCGAAACCCAGCGTCTGCCCCGTGACGTCACGGATGGGCCAGACCAGGCGGCCGCGGAACCGGTCGTAGGTGCCACGGTCCCCCTGCCCGACGAGGCCGGAGGCGACGAGTTCGGCCTCGGTGTAGCCGAGAGTCTTGAGGTGTTTGGTGAGCCCGGTCTTCGGTGCGAAGCCGACGCCGAAGCGCTCGGCCGCGGAGGGGTCGAACCCGCGCGTGCCGAGGAATGCGCGGGCGGGCTCGGCATCGGGGGTGACCAACTGCGACACGAAGTACTCGGCGGCGGACTGGTTTGCGGCGAGGATGCGGGCACGGTTGCCGTGGTCGCTGTTGGCCTGGCCGCCGTCCTCGTAGTGGAGCTCGTAGCCGACGCGCGCGGCCATCCGCTCCACAGCCTCGGTGAAGCTCGTGTGATCCATCTTCTGCAGGAAGCTGAAGATGTCACCGTCTTCGCCGCAGCCGAAGCAGTGGTAGCGGCCGACCTGTGGGCGCACGTGGAAGCTGGGGCTCCGCTCGTCATGGAAGGGGCACAGGCCCTTGAGCGAGCCGACTCCCGCGCCCTTGAGCGTGACGTAATCGCCGACGATATCGGCGATGTTGATGCGCGATCGCACCTCGTCGATATCGTTTCGTCGAATGAGGCCGGGCACCTGATGATTCTACTGATCGCCGCTGATGACCCGGCGCTCGCCGGGCTGGTGCGGACGGGCGGGGTCAGCCGACGATGCGCTCGTGCCAGGCCATCGCGGACTGGTCGGTGAGCGAGGCCACCTGGTCGACGACCGCGCGCTTGCGGCCGGCATCGGTGGTTGCTGCCCTCCAGTCCGCCGCGAAACCCGGGTCGAGGGATGATTCGCCCCGGGCGAGCAGCGTCGTGGCGAGCTCGGTGAGCACCTCGCGCTGTTGCGTGTAGATGGGCTGCCGGGTGTTCTTGGACATGACGAAGGCGGCGACGATGCCCTTCAGCACGGCGATCTCGGCCCGGATCTGGCGCGGCACGATGATGTCCGCACCGAAACGGATGAGGCTCCCGCCGTCCTGGGTTCGTGTCGCCTGCACCGCGGCCGCGGCGAATCGCCCGATCAGCTGGCTGGTGAGGTTCTTGAGTCGGCCCTGAGCCTGGCGACTGCCATCCCAGTCTTCGAGCCAGACATCGAGCGAGTCGAGACGATCGAAGGCCTCGATGAGTTCGTCATGGTCGAGCTCCCCGCCGATCCACGCGAACATCGAATCGACGAGGGCATCGTGGTTCACCCTCGCGCCGAGCGCCTTTACGTCGATGTACCCGCTGACGACGGCATCCTCGAAGTCGTGGACGGAGTAGGCGATGTCGTCGGACAGGTCCATCACCTGGGCTTCGATACAGAGACGCCGTTCCGGTGCCCCGTCACGCAGCCAGTGAAATGCCTCGACGTCGTCGGAATAGAAGCCGAATTTGGCCCGACCGCTGGGATCACCCACCGAGGAGCTCTCCGGCCACGGATACTTGCAGCTCGCGTCGAGACTCGCCCGGGTGAGGTTGAGACCGTAAGACCGACCGTCCGCGCCGAAGACCTTCGGCTCGATGCGGGTCAGCAGCCGGAGGGTCTGCGCGTTGCCCTCGAATCCGCCGATATCGATGGCCCAGGTGTTGAGGGCGCGCTCCCCGTTGTGCCCGAAGGGCGGGTGACCGAGGTCGTGCGCGAGGCAGGCAGTGTCGACGACATCCGGGTCGAGCCCCAGGCTCGTCGCCAGTTCGCGACCGACCTGCGCGACCTCGAGCGAATGAGTGAGCCGATTCCTGGCGAAGTCGAGGCCGGCTGCCGGGCTCAGCACCTGGGTCTTGGCCGCGAGACGCCGGAGCGCACTCGAGTGCAGGAGGCGCGCGCGGTCCCGCGCGAAATCGCTGCGACGGCTCGAGTGCTCCTCCGGATACCAGCGGGCGGTGTCGTGCTCCGAGTAGGTCTCAACCACCGCTGTTGTGGATCTCTGCTTCGGCGACCTCTGCGCGCTGGGTGTCGGCAAGCTCGCGGCTGTCGAGCCATCCAGTGGGCAGCGATGTGCGCTTCGGGGTTCCGGCGCGACCGCGCGGTCCCTCGGCATCGGCACCGGGATACGGGAGGCTCCAGTCGAGACGACCGAGCAGGTCGTCCATCTGCTGCAGACTCTCCACCGTCGCGAGCGAGGAGCGGATGTCGCCGCCCACCGGGTAGCCCTTGAAATACCAGCCGATGTGCTTGCGGATGTCGCGGCAGGCGTGGTCCTCGTCTCCGTCGAAGAAGTCCATCAGCAGTTCCGTGTGGCGGCGCAGAGTCTCGGCGACCGTGCCGAGCGAAGGCTGGGGAATCCGGTCCTCACCGGCGAACGCCGAGGCGAGCTCGCCGAACAGCCACGGGCGACCGAGGCAGCCGCGGCCGACCACGACCCCGTCGCATCCGGTCTCCTCCATCATGCGGATCGCGTCCGCGCCCGACCAGATGTCACCGTTGCCGAGAATGGGCACGCCGGAGATAGCCTCCTTGAGCGTCGCGATGGCCGACCAGTCGGCGTGGCCGCTGTAGAACTCGGAGGCCGTGCGAGCGTGAAGCGCGATGCTCGCCACCCCGGCCCCCTCCGCGATGCGTCCGGCTTCGAGATAGGTGAGGTGGTTTGAGTCGATTCCCTTGCGCATCTTGATCGTGAGCGGAAGGGCCCCGGCAGCCTTCACTGCGCCCTCGACGATCTCCTGGAAGAGGTCGAGTTTCCAGGGCAGCGCGGCTCCCCCGCCCTTGCGGGTGACCTTGGGCACCGGACATCCGAAGTTCAGGTCGATGTGGTCGGCGCGGTCTTCCGCGACCAGCATGGTGACCGCCTCCGACACGGTCTTCGGGTCGACGCCGTAGAGCTGGATGCTTCGCGTCGTCTCCGATTCGTGATGCTTGATGAGGCGCATGGAGCCCTCGGTGCGTTCGACTAGCGCCCGACTGGTGATCATCTCCGAGACGTAGAGCCCGGCTCCGAATTCCCTGCAGAGGCGACGGAACGCGGTGTTGGTGATGCCCGCCATCGGAGCGAGCACGACCGGCACAGAGAGCGCGAGCGGCCCGATCTGTAGGCTCTTCTCAACGCTCTTGTGGGGAGCGGCTGTCATGGTCATCCCCCAATTCTCTCAGGCAAAGGTGAACCCGACGTGACTGCCCCCACCGGACGAGCACGAGTACTGGCGGATGCCGCGGCCCGTGGCCTCGATATCGAGGTGGTCGAGCGGTCCGCCGCCGACTCGCTCGAGCAGGCAGCGGTGTTGCTGGACATCGAGGCGCGGCAGATCGTCAAGTCGCTCGTGGTGCGTCGGCACACCCCGGAGGGAGCGCCCCGCGAATACCTGTTCGCACTCATCCCGGGCGACCGGCAGATCTCCTGGGCGAAGCTGCGGGCTGTGGTCGGGGTGAACAAACTCTCGCTGCCCTCCCCCGAGTTGGCGCTCGAGGCGACCGGATTCGAACGCGGCACGATCACGCCGCTCGGCAGTTCCACCGCCTGGCCCGTCTTCGCCGACGTCTCGATGGTCGGAGGTCGCATCGCCATGGGCGCCGGAGAGGCCGGCTACAGCGCGTTCGTGGATGCCGATGACCTCATCGCGGCCTATGGCGCGACAGTCGCCGACATCACCGCCTAATCGGTCCACCCGCGCGAGTCACCCTTTCTCCGCCCAACTTCTAGGCCCAACCGTCACTGACGGTCGTCTGCGCTCCCCGAGACAGCAGTTTGTGACGGCTGGCCGCGGTCGGCGGCGACCCG
It encodes:
- a CDS encoding aminoacyl-tRNA deacylase — its product is MTAPTGRARVLADAAARGLDIEVVERSAADSLEQAAVLLDIEARQIVKSLVVRRHTPEGAPREYLFALIPGDRQISWAKLRAVVGVNKLSLPSPELALEATGFERGTITPLGSSTAWPVFADVSMVGGRIAMGAGEAGYSAFVDADDLIAAYGATVADITA
- the dusB gene encoding tRNA dihydrouridine synthase DusB, translated to MTMTAAPHKSVEKSLQIGPLALSVPVVLAPMAGITNTAFRRLCREFGAGLYVSEMITSRALVERTEGSMRLIKHHESETTRSIQLYGVDPKTVSEAVTMLVAEDRADHIDLNFGCPVPKVTRKGGGAALPWKLDLFQEIVEGAVKAAGALPLTIKMRKGIDSNHLTYLEAGRIAEGAGVASIALHARTASEFYSGHADWSAIATLKEAISGVPILGNGDIWSGADAIRMMEETGCDGVVVGRGCLGRPWLFGELASAFAGEDRIPQPSLGTVAETLRRHTELLMDFFDGDEDHACRDIRKHIGWYFKGYPVGGDIRSSLATVESLQQMDDLLGRLDWSLPYPGADAEGPRGRAGTPKRTSLPTGWLDSRELADTQRAEVAEAEIHNSGG
- the dnaG gene encoding DNA primase, yielding MPGLIRRNDIDEVRSRINIADIVGDYVTLKGAGVGSLKGLCPFHDERSPSFHVRPQVGRYHCFGCGEDGDIFSFLQKMDHTSFTEAVERMAARVGYELHYEDGGQANSDHGNRARILAANQSAAEYFVSQLVTPDAEPARAFLGTRGFDPSAAERFGVGFAPKTGLTKHLKTLGYTEAELVASGLVGQGDRGTYDRFRGRLVWPIRDVTGQTLGFGARKLLDDDQGPKYLNTPETAVYHKSQVLYGLDLAKRDISRGRQVVVVEGYTDVMACHLAGVTTAVATCGTAFGVDHIKVVRRVLGDVENSDTTGTGEVVFTFDPDEAGQKAASRAFTEEQRFAAQTFVAVAPDGLDPCDLRLERGDDAVRRLVQSKKPMFEFMIRRVLAGHNLDTVEGRVAALRASAPVVAGIRDQALNVGYVRNLAGWLGMDPDEVGRAVSAARARTPEIPREVRSFGEPQAPAPAVEQGPSLVHLPIDPSTRLERDALMAILQQPTLIGRGLVERATQVAFANPSLAVVRDGVTASMDLFDSSEWLARVIDEVPVPFAMLVKELGLAPLPEREGRELTLYCQAVTTDLIARDLLRRKAELLGQSQRTDAAAEPEKYRALQVELVRIEAERRALRSE
- a CDS encoding deoxyguanosinetriphosphate triphosphohydrolase, with amino-acid sequence MVETYSEHDTARWYPEEHSSRRSDFARDRARLLHSSALRRLAAKTQVLSPAAGLDFARNRLTHSLEVAQVGRELATSLGLDPDVVDTACLAHDLGHPPFGHNGERALNTWAIDIGGFEGNAQTLRLLTRIEPKVFGADGRSYGLNLTRASLDASCKYPWPESSSVGDPSGRAKFGFYSDDVEAFHWLRDGAPERRLCIEAQVMDLSDDIAYSVHDFEDAVVSGYIDVKALGARVNHDALVDSMFAWIGGELDHDELIEAFDRLDSLDVWLEDWDGSRQAQGRLKNLTSQLIGRFAAAAVQATRTQDGGSLIRFGADIIVPRQIRAEIAVLKGIVAAFVMSKNTRQPIYTQQREVLTELATTLLARGESSLDPGFAADWRAATTDAGRKRAVVDQVASLTDQSAMAWHERIVG